AAATACAACGGAAGAATCGTTGCAGCGAGACAGGATCACCTGCTTGGGTGCTCTTTTCACCCGGAACTGACCGATGATCACCGGATGACGCAGCTGTTCCTTGAGATGGTGAAAGAATCAAAAGAAAAAGCTTCTGCATAAAAAGGTTGAAACTGGTTCAGACTTGTAGTAAATTATGAACTATCAAAGAAATCGTTAAAACATTGACAGGAAGCAGTAGCGAATATTCCTTCTTAAGAGAGCCGGTGGGTGGTGCGAACCGGTGCTGGAAGTTTGTGAATCCGTCCTCGAGTGAAGCATTGAAATGCTTCCGGTCATGGCCGTTATCATGCAGAGCTGGAAGACTTCTGTCTTCAATTAGGGTGGCATCGCGGGTTAACTCTCGTCCCTTTATTGGGGACGGGAGTTTTTTGTTTTTTGGCTGGGTGTAAGCCGTGGAAGAAGGGAGACTCCTGATCAGAGGGACAGGTGTGGCCCCCGCAAGCGTAAGGTACACATCGCCCGCGAAGGGATAAGCGAACCGGATGCCATGGAAAGTAACAGCCTAATTATTAAAAAAGGGAGAGATTGCTGTGCTGGATATTAAATATTTGCGTCAAAATTTTGAAGAAGTAAAACAAAAGCTGTCTATTCGCGGAGAAGATTTAACAGATTTTGAAAAATTTGAAGAGCTTGACTCTAAAAGACGCGAACTGATTGCTGCTACTGAGGAACTGAAGAGCAAACGGAATGAAGTATCCGGACAAATTGCTGCTCTTAAAAAAGAGAAAAAAGATGCAGATGATCTGATCAAGGAAATGCGTGAGGTTGGAGACCGCATCAAAGAAATCGATGAAGAATTGCGCGGAGTAGAAGAAACACTTGAAAAACTGCTTCTTTCTATCCCGAACATCCCGCATGAGAGTGTTCCGCAAGGGGATTCAGAGGATGATAATATCGAAGTCCGCAAATGGGGGGAGATTCGCGAATTCGGATTCGAAGCGAAGGCACATTGGGACGTAGCAGACCATTTAGATATTCTTGATTTCGAGAGAGCTGCTAAAGTAACAGGAAGCCGCTTCGTATTTTATAAAGGATTGGGTGCCCGCCTTGAACGTGCGCTTCTGAACTTCATGATGGACCTTCACAATGATGAGCATGGCTATACAGAAATTTTGCCTCCTTACATCGTGAACCGTGCAAGCATGACGGGAACAGGTCAGCTTCCTAAATTTGAAGAGGATGCATTTAAAATTAGAGAAGAGGACTACTTCTTGATTCCGACGGCTGAAGTGCCAGTCACGAATATGCACCGTGATGAAATCCTTGAGGCGTCTCAGCTTCCGATCAATTACACAGCTTTCAGTGCTTGCTTCCGTTCTGAAGCAGGATCAGCAGGCAGAGATACACGCGGACTTATCCGTCAGCACCAATTTAACAAAGTAGAGCTTGTGAAGTTTGTTAAGCCGGAGAACTCTTACGAGGAGCTTGAAAACCTGACAGGTCATGCTGAGAAAGTTCTTCAGCTTCTAAACCTGCCTTATCGTGTAATGAGCATGTGTACAGCAGACCTTGGCTTTACGGCAGCGAAGAAATACGATTTGGAAGTATGGATTCCAAGCTACGGTTCTTATCGTGAGATTTCTTCTTGCAGTAATTTCGAAGCGTTCCAGGCGCGCCGTGCGAATATCCGTTTCCGTCCGGAGCCGAAAGCAAAACCGGAGCCGGTTCATACGCTGAATGGATCTGGTTTGGCGCTAGGACGCACCGTTGCAGCCATTCTTGAGAACTATCAGCAGGAAGACGGCAGTGTCATCATTCCAGAGGTCCTGCGCCCATATATGGGAAATAAAGAAGTCATTAAACCGGTTGGTAAATAAATTAAACTTTTCTCAAATAGTGTGTTGACAAGTATTTTATGATTTGATATATTTATTCTTGTCGACACGGAGGAATACCCAAGTCCGGCTGAAGGGATCGGTCTTGAAAACCGACAGGAGGGTCAAACCTCGCGGGGGTTCGAATCCCCCTTCCTCCTCCATTTACTTATTATGTTACGCGCATATAAATTGGAGATTGTCTTGTCCGCTGCATATTTTGTGCAGCGGATTTTTTATATGGAAAAAGCGAAAAGGATGCCCGTGAAGGCATCCTTTTTGTGTTTTTAAATACTAACATCCTTCCTTTGAAAGAAGAAGAAGGTGATGGCCATAAAGAGAATATAGTAAACGAGAAGCACCGCCAATGAAAACATAAGCGTGACACCTGGGAGGATTTCCTCCGCCGCTGAGAATTGCATCAGCTCAAGGTGAGGGAACAGCAGCAGCTTAGCCCATTCCTGTTTTAAGCCGATCAGGAGCTGGACACCTATGTTTAATGCACTATTCATGAAAAGAACGAAAATTCCAAAGCCCACTGCCATTGACTGGCTCTTGAAGAGAGTGGATAGCATAAAGGAAATCGTAACCACCATAA
The Metabacillus sp. FJAT-52054 genome window above contains:
- the serS gene encoding serine--tRNA ligase, whose amino-acid sequence is MLDIKYLRQNFEEVKQKLSIRGEDLTDFEKFEELDSKRRELIAATEELKSKRNEVSGQIAALKKEKKDADDLIKEMREVGDRIKEIDEELRGVEETLEKLLLSIPNIPHESVPQGDSEDDNIEVRKWGEIREFGFEAKAHWDVADHLDILDFERAAKVTGSRFVFYKGLGARLERALLNFMMDLHNDEHGYTEILPPYIVNRASMTGTGQLPKFEEDAFKIREEDYFLIPTAEVPVTNMHRDEILEASQLPINYTAFSACFRSEAGSAGRDTRGLIRQHQFNKVELVKFVKPENSYEELENLTGHAEKVLQLLNLPYRVMSMCTADLGFTAAKKYDLEVWIPSYGSYREISSCSNFEAFQARRANIRFRPEPKAKPEPVHTLNGSGLALGRTVAAILENYQQEDGSVIIPEVLRPYMGNKEVIKPVGK